Proteins from one Streptomyces sp. NBC_00289 genomic window:
- a CDS encoding amino acid ABC transporter ATP-binding protein produces MSGLSKDLTPSPSGHPMVKAEGVHKSFGLAHILKGIDLEVNAREVFCLIGPSGSGKSTFLRCINHLEKISAGRLSVDGDLVGYRQRGDKLYELKEKEVAAQRRDIGMVFQRFNLFPHMTALENVMEAPLQVKGETKAVARERAQRLLDRVGLGEHKDHYPSRLSGGQQQRVAIARALAMEPKLMLFDEPTSALDPELVGEVLDVMRDLAEDGMTMIVVTHEMGFAREVGDSLVFMDDGVVVESGHPRDVLTDPQHDRTKSFLSKVL; encoded by the coding sequence ATGAGCGGTCTCAGCAAGGACCTCACCCCGAGCCCGAGTGGCCACCCCATGGTCAAGGCCGAGGGGGTGCACAAGTCCTTCGGGCTCGCGCACATCCTCAAGGGCATCGACCTGGAGGTGAACGCGCGTGAGGTGTTCTGCCTGATCGGCCCGTCCGGCTCCGGCAAGTCCACCTTCCTGCGGTGCATCAACCACCTGGAGAAGATCAGCGCCGGCCGGCTGTCGGTCGACGGCGACCTGGTCGGCTACCGGCAGAGGGGCGACAAGCTCTACGAGCTCAAGGAGAAGGAAGTGGCCGCGCAGCGGCGGGACATCGGCATGGTGTTCCAGCGCTTCAACCTCTTCCCCCACATGACGGCGCTCGAGAACGTCATGGAGGCGCCGCTCCAGGTCAAGGGCGAGACGAAGGCCGTCGCCCGGGAGCGGGCGCAGCGGCTGCTGGACCGGGTGGGCCTCGGCGAGCACAAGGACCACTACCCCTCACGGCTCTCCGGCGGTCAGCAGCAGCGGGTCGCCATCGCCCGCGCGCTGGCGATGGAGCCGAAGCTGATGCTCTTCGACGAGCCGACCTCGGCGCTCGACCCGGAGCTGGTCGGCGAGGTCCTCGACGTCATGCGGGACCTCGCGGAGGACGGCATGACGATGATCGTCGTCACGCACGAGATGGGCTTCGCCCGTGAGGTCGGCGACTCGCTGGTCTTCATGGACGACGGTGTGGTGGTCGAGTCCGGCCATCCGCGCGACGTCCTGACGGACCCGCAGCACGACCGGACGAAGTCGTTCCTGTCCAAGGTGCTCTAG
- a CDS encoding ABATE domain-containing protein: MELAYYSDYAVRLVNSEDPARGKDSLTSVEAVRDLFGGNSSAARRATDADVTRFRSVRGRLRSVFEAADQGDETLAVDLLNSLLLEFPVSPQISGHDFRDDEGRPLWHMHLADHPSNATAGFAAIAAMGLAFHLTEHGVDRLGLCEAAPCRNAYLDTSTNRSRRYCSDRCATRANVAAYRARKRLETDRSQKTGLAADSAQRSTASGER; encoded by the coding sequence GTGGAACTGGCCTATTACTCGGACTACGCCGTCCGTCTCGTCAACAGCGAGGACCCGGCCCGGGGCAAGGACTCGCTGACCTCGGTCGAGGCCGTCCGCGACCTGTTCGGCGGCAACTCGTCGGCGGCCCGCCGCGCCACCGACGCGGACGTGACGCGGTTCCGCTCGGTCCGGGGCCGGCTGCGCTCCGTCTTCGAGGCGGCGGACCAGGGCGACGAGACGCTCGCGGTGGATCTGCTGAACTCCCTGCTGCTGGAGTTCCCGGTGAGCCCGCAGATCTCCGGCCACGACTTCCGGGACGACGAGGGCCGTCCGCTGTGGCACATGCACCTGGCCGACCACCCGTCGAACGCGACCGCCGGCTTCGCGGCGATCGCCGCGATGGGCCTGGCCTTCCATCTGACCGAGCACGGCGTGGACCGCCTCGGCCTGTGCGAGGCGGCCCCGTGCCGCAACGCCTACCTGGACACCTCGACCAACCGCTCCCGGCGCTACTGCTCCGACCGCTGCGCGACCCGCGCGAACGTCGCGGCCTACCGCGCCCGCAAGCGCCTGGAGACGGACCGCTCCCAGAAGACGGGCCTGGCGGCCGACAGCGCCCAGCGCAGCACCGCGAGCGGCGAGCGCTGA
- a CDS encoding VOC family protein, with translation MDIKLRQCFIAVDDHDKAITFYRDVLGMEVRNDVGFEGMRWVTVGSPLQPDVEIVLEPPAANPDASPADREAMAQLLAKGMLRGVNFTTADCDALYARVQESGADVLQEPMDQPYGVRDCAFRDPAGNMLRFMERDGD, from the coding sequence ATGGACATCAAACTCAGGCAGTGCTTCATCGCCGTCGACGACCACGACAAGGCGATCACCTTCTACCGTGACGTCCTGGGCATGGAGGTGCGCAACGACGTCGGGTTCGAGGGCATGCGGTGGGTGACCGTCGGGTCGCCCTTGCAGCCCGACGTGGAGATCGTGCTGGAGCCGCCGGCGGCGAACCCCGACGCCTCCCCCGCGGACCGGGAGGCGATGGCCCAGCTGCTGGCCAAGGGGATGCTGCGCGGGGTCAACTTCACCACCGCCGACTGCGACGCCCTCTACGCGCGCGTGCAGGAGTCCGGCGCCGACGTCCTCCAGGAGCCGATGGACCAGCCGTACGGGGTCCGCGACTGCGCGTTCCGCGATCCCGCCGGGAACATGCTGCGCTTCATGGAGCGGGACGGCGACTGA
- a CDS encoding VOC family protein — MSIRWTYAFVDRPAGLLDRAGEFWTAVTDTRLSAPRGERGEFATLVPDAADACVKIQGVDDKDGGAHLDLAVDDVPGFVGTALELGASLAGEHDGWAVLRSPAGQLFCAVPWHGESARPPVTHGSRLDQVCLDTPPSAYEAEVAFWSRLTAGWESLPGSLAEFHVVKPPPGLPIRILLQRLGEERPATAHLDLACADIEATRADHERLGAQLVARGRHWTVMRDPAGGTYCLTGRDPETGGLPRAAR; from the coding sequence ATGAGCATCCGCTGGACGTACGCCTTCGTCGACCGGCCGGCCGGCCTCCTCGACCGGGCCGGTGAGTTCTGGACGGCCGTCACGGACACGCGGCTGTCCGCGCCCCGGGGTGAGCGGGGCGAGTTCGCCACTCTCGTGCCGGACGCGGCCGACGCCTGCGTGAAGATCCAGGGCGTCGACGACAAGGACGGCGGCGCCCACCTCGACCTCGCCGTCGACGACGTACCCGGGTTCGTGGGGACGGCGCTCGAACTCGGGGCGTCGCTCGCCGGGGAACACGACGGGTGGGCCGTACTGCGGTCTCCCGCCGGGCAGTTGTTCTGTGCCGTGCCCTGGCACGGGGAGTCGGCCCGCCCGCCCGTGACGCACGGCAGCCGGCTCGACCAGGTCTGCCTCGACACGCCGCCCTCCGCCTACGAGGCCGAAGTCGCCTTCTGGAGCCGGCTGACGGCCGGCTGGGAGTCGCTGCCGGGCTCGCTCGCCGAGTTCCACGTGGTCAAGCCGCCGCCCGGGCTGCCGATCCGTATCCTCCTCCAGCGCCTCGGCGAGGAGCGGCCCGCCACCGCCCACCTCGACCTGGCCTGCGCGGACATCGAGGCGACCCGCGCCGACCACGAGCGACTCGGCGCACAGCTCGTCGCCCGGGGCCGCCACTGGACGGTGATGCGCGACCCGGCGGGCGGTACGTACTGCCTGACCGGCCGCGACCCGGAGACGGGCGGGCTCCCCCGCGCAGCCCGCTAA
- a CDS encoding helix-turn-helix transcriptional regulator produces the protein MTTEDLVRLRRARDRMNREYAQPLDVAALAGTALMSPGHFQRSFRAAFGETPYSYLMTRRVERAKALLRRGDLTVTEVCMEVGCTSLGSFSSRFTELVGETPSAYRARSHEAGASIPACVARTFTRPRRTAKPAPWA, from the coding sequence GTGACCACGGAGGACCTGGTCCGCCTGCGGCGGGCGCGTGACCGGATGAACCGCGAGTACGCGCAGCCTCTCGACGTGGCCGCGCTCGCCGGTACCGCGCTGATGTCGCCGGGCCACTTCCAGCGCAGCTTCCGCGCGGCGTTCGGCGAGACGCCCTACAGCTACCTCATGACCCGCCGTGTCGAACGGGCCAAGGCCCTGCTGCGCCGCGGTGACCTGACCGTCACGGAGGTGTGCATGGAGGTCGGCTGTACCTCCCTGGGCTCCTTCAGCTCCCGCTTCACCGAACTGGTCGGCGAGACCCCGAGCGCCTACCGGGCCCGCTCGCACGAGGCGGGGGCGTCGATCCCGGCCTGCGTGGCGCGCACGTTCACCCGGCCCAGGCGGACGGCGAAGCCGGCTCCGTGGGCCTAG
- a CDS encoding ABC transporter substrate-binding protein, with protein MTASSTRRTTVAHSRTAAVGAIAVAGALLLTACGDQTDKSSSDSTSESSASAAPLAGKLPADIKSAGVIKVGSDIAYPPVEYMESGKAVGIDPDIADALGKQLGVKFDFQNGKFDQLIVGLQSKRFNVIMSAMNDTKDRQEGVDSDTGKKVGDGIDFVDYFTAGTSILVQKGNPKNIKSLDDLCGKVVALQKGTTSEGIAKAQSTKCKEDGKKAITLQTFDTDPEALLRLKQGASVADLNDFPVAAYNAKTSGGGNDFEVVGEQIEAGPYGIGVSKSNTQLRDALQAAMSAIIENGEYKKILEKWNVTDGAVTEAKINGGS; from the coding sequence ATGACCGCAAGCTCCACCCGTCGTACGACCGTCGCGCACTCCCGGACAGCCGCGGTCGGTGCGATCGCGGTCGCAGGCGCCCTGCTGCTCACCGCCTGTGGTGACCAGACGGACAAGAGCAGCAGCGACAGCACGTCGGAGTCGTCCGCGTCCGCCGCTCCGCTCGCCGGCAAGCTCCCCGCGGACATCAAGAGCGCCGGTGTCATCAAGGTGGGCTCCGACATCGCCTACCCGCCGGTCGAGTACATGGAGAGCGGCAAGGCCGTCGGTATCGACCCCGACATCGCCGACGCCCTCGGCAAGCAGCTCGGCGTGAAGTTCGACTTCCAGAACGGCAAGTTCGACCAGCTCATCGTCGGTCTGCAGTCCAAGCGGTTCAACGTGATCATGTCCGCGATGAACGACACCAAGGACCGCCAGGAGGGCGTCGACTCCGACACCGGCAAGAAGGTCGGCGACGGTATCGACTTCGTCGACTACTTCACCGCGGGCACCTCGATCCTGGTCCAGAAGGGCAACCCGAAGAACATCAAGTCCCTGGACGACCTGTGCGGCAAGGTCGTGGCCCTGCAGAAGGGCACCACGTCCGAGGGCATCGCCAAGGCCCAGAGCACGAAGTGCAAGGAGGACGGCAAGAAGGCGATCACGCTGCAGACCTTCGACACCGACCCCGAGGCGCTGCTCCGCCTGAAGCAGGGCGCGTCCGTCGCCGACCTGAACGACTTCCCGGTCGCCGCGTACAACGCGAAGACCTCGGGCGGCGGCAACGACTTCGAGGTCGTCGGCGAGCAGATCGAGGCCGGCCCCTACGGCATCGGCGTCAGCAAGTCGAACACCCAGCTGCGCGACGCCCTGCAGGCGGCGATGAGCGCGATCATCGAGAACGGCGAGTACAAGAAGATCCTGGAGAAGTGGAACGTCACGGACGGCGCGGTGACCGAGGCCAAGATCAACGGCGGCTCCTGA
- a CDS encoding DUF952 domain-containing protein: protein MSEPEHILHITERSLWDAARTRGAYEMSTRGRTLREEGFIHCSTRDQLPRVAAFLYGSPDGPEDLVVLVVDPARLDAEVRYEAPEPGGERFPHVYGPIAVDAVVDVEDWV, encoded by the coding sequence ATGTCCGAACCGGAACACATCCTGCACATCACCGAACGCTCCCTGTGGGACGCGGCGCGCACCCGGGGCGCGTACGAGATGTCGACCCGCGGTCGCACCCTCCGGGAGGAGGGCTTCATCCACTGCTCGACCCGAGACCAGCTCCCGCGCGTGGCCGCTTTCCTGTACGGCTCCCCCGACGGGCCCGAGGACCTGGTGGTGCTGGTCGTGGACCCCGCGCGGCTCGACGCCGAGGTGCGCTACGAGGCACCCGAGCCCGGCGGCGAGCGGTTCCCGCACGTGTACGGGCCGATCGCGGTGGACGCCGTGGTCGACGTGGAGGACTGGGTGTGA
- a CDS encoding trans-aconitate 2-methyltransferase, which translates to MTTGTGTDWHAWQESWDRQQESYMPDREERFRIMLDMVEALAGPAPRVLDLACGTGSITARLLARLPDATSTGVDLDPALLAIAEGTFAGDGRVSLVTADLQDPDWPARLPYDSYDAVLTATALHWLHSEPLTALYGQVAGLVRDGGVFMNADHMTDDTTPRINAAERARRHALMDQARGEGALDWAQWWQLAAQDPVLAEPTARRFEIYGEHAEGDTPSAAWHARVLRERGFAEARPVWCSPSDTLLLALK; encoded by the coding sequence ATGACCACCGGTACCGGAACCGACTGGCACGCCTGGCAGGAGAGCTGGGACCGCCAGCAGGAGTCGTACATGCCCGACCGCGAGGAGCGGTTCCGCATCATGCTCGACATGGTCGAGGCCCTCGCCGGCCCCGCGCCGCGCGTCCTGGACCTCGCCTGCGGCACCGGCAGCATCACGGCCCGGCTGCTCGCCCGCCTCCCGGACGCCACCAGCACCGGTGTCGACCTCGACCCGGCGCTCCTCGCCATCGCCGAGGGCACCTTCGCGGGCGACGGGCGGGTTTCCCTCGTCACCGCCGACCTCCAGGACCCGGACTGGCCGGCGAGACTGCCGTACGACTCGTACGACGCCGTCCTGACCGCCACGGCCCTGCACTGGCTGCACAGCGAACCCCTCACGGCCCTCTACGGTCAGGTCGCCGGACTCGTCCGCGACGGCGGTGTCTTCATGAACGCCGACCACATGACCGACGACACGACGCCCCGGATCAACGCGGCCGAACGGGCCCGGCGCCACGCCCTCATGGACCAGGCCCGAGGCGAGGGCGCCCTCGACTGGGCCCAATGGTGGCAGCTCGCCGCCCAGGACCCCGTTCTCGCCGAACCGACCGCGCGCCGCTTCGAGATCTACGGCGAGCACGCCGAAGGCGACACGCCCTCCGCCGCCTGGCACGCGCGCGTACTGCGCGAGCGGGGCTTCGCCGAGGCCCGGCCCGTGTGGTGCTCGCCGTCGGACACGCTGCTGCTGGCGCTCAAGTAG
- the sodN gene encoding superoxide dismutase, Ni, whose protein sequence is MLSRLFAPKVKVSAHCDLPCGVYDPAQARIEAESVKAVQEKMAANDDPHFQARATVIKEQRAELAKHHVSVLWSDYFKPPHFEKYPELHQLVNDALKALSAAKASTDPATGQKALDYIAQIDKIFWETKKA, encoded by the coding sequence ATGCTTTCCCGCCTGTTTGCCCCCAAGGTCAAGGTCAGCGCGCACTGCGACCTGCCCTGCGGTGTGTACGACCCGGCCCAGGCCCGCATCGAGGCGGAGTCGGTGAAGGCCGTGCAGGAGAAGATGGCCGCCAACGACGACCCGCACTTCCAGGCGCGCGCCACGGTCATCAAGGAGCAGCGCGCCGAGCTCGCGAAGCACCACGTCTCGGTGCTCTGGAGCGACTACTTCAAGCCCCCGCACTTCGAGAAGTACCCGGAGCTGCACCAGCTGGTCAACGACGCCCTGAAGGCCCTCTCGGCCGCCAAGGCGTCCACCGACCCGGCCACGGGCCAGAAGGCTCTGGACTACATCGCCCAGATCGACAAGATCTTCTGGGAGACGAAGAAGGCCTGA
- a CDS encoding amino acid ABC transporter permease: MTDIVDKVPAPSVPPEQIKAIPVRHYGRWVAGAAVIAVLVLIGIAFSNANINYDIIPDYLTDDLILSGVWHTLYISVLAMVLGLVLGVILAVMRMSSNPVTSTVSWLYIWFFRGTPVLVQLLLWYNIALVFPMLNLGFYKDEMNDVMTPFLAALLGLGLNEAAYMSEIVRAGIQSVDEGQTEASHALGMTQAKTLRRVILPQAMRVIVPPTGNEFINMLKTSSLAYAVQFNELIKRSTDVSSTSLAVVELYFVASIWYLILTSVFSVFQYYLERRYARGSMRTLPPTPLQRLRKNLRLFASFRRPEVTR, encoded by the coding sequence GTGACTGACATTGTCGACAAGGTTCCGGCGCCGTCGGTGCCGCCGGAGCAGATCAAGGCCATCCCGGTGCGCCACTACGGCCGCTGGGTGGCCGGTGCGGCGGTCATCGCCGTCCTGGTGCTGATCGGGATCGCGTTCTCCAACGCGAACATCAACTACGACATCATCCCGGACTACCTGACGGACGACCTGATCCTGTCCGGCGTCTGGCACACGCTGTACATCTCCGTGCTCGCCATGGTGCTGGGTCTCGTCCTGGGCGTGATCCTCGCGGTGATGCGGATGTCGTCCAACCCGGTCACCAGCACGGTGTCCTGGTTGTACATCTGGTTCTTCCGCGGGACCCCGGTGCTGGTGCAGCTGCTGCTCTGGTACAACATCGCCCTCGTGTTCCCCATGCTCAACCTGGGGTTCTACAAGGACGAGATGAACGACGTGATGACGCCGTTCCTCGCGGCGCTGCTCGGCCTGGGCCTCAACGAGGCCGCGTACATGTCCGAGATCGTCCGGGCCGGCATCCAGTCGGTCGACGAGGGGCAGACGGAGGCCTCGCACGCGCTGGGCATGACGCAGGCCAAGACGCTGCGACGGGTGATCCTTCCGCAGGCCATGCGCGTGATCGTGCCGCCGACCGGCAACGAGTTCATCAACATGCTGAAGACCTCGTCGCTCGCCTACGCGGTCCAGTTCAACGAACTGATCAAACGGTCCACGGACGTCTCCAGCACCTCGTTGGCCGTCGTCGAGCTGTATTTCGTGGCGTCGATCTGGTACCTGATCCTGACCAGCGTCTTCAGCGTCTTCCAGTACTACCTGGAGCGCCGTTACGCCCGCGGTTCGATGCGCACCCTGCCGCCGACCCCGTTGCAGCGCCTGCGGAAGAACCTCCGTCTGTTCGCTTCCTTCCGCCGCCCGGAGGTGACCCGATGA
- the sodX gene encoding nickel-type superoxide dismutase maturation protease: MPELSQETERGRAVQPFGRFEVTGPSMVPTLYQGDWLLVRHGGRIRPGDVVVLRHPFQQDLLIVKRAVERREGGWWVLADNSFAGSDSNDYGVVPDDLILGKVRFRYRPLGADQRSPLAVLRWALSAARPVFWERSVSRRLRAR, from the coding sequence ATGCCGGAGCTGTCGCAGGAGACCGAGCGGGGGAGGGCGGTGCAGCCCTTCGGACGGTTCGAGGTGACCGGGCCGTCGATGGTGCCCACGCTGTACCAGGGCGACTGGCTCCTGGTGCGGCACGGGGGCCGGATCAGGCCCGGTGACGTCGTCGTCCTGCGCCATCCCTTCCAGCAGGACCTGCTCATCGTCAAGCGGGCCGTGGAGCGGCGCGAGGGCGGCTGGTGGGTGCTCGCGGACAACTCGTTCGCCGGGAGCGACAGCAACGACTACGGCGTCGTGCCCGACGACCTGATCCTCGGGAAGGTCCGTTTCCGCTACCGGCCGCTCGGTGCCGATCAGCGCTCGCCGCTCGCGGTGCTGCGCTGGGCGCTGTCGGCCGCCAGGCCCGTCTTCTGGGAGCGGTCCGTCTCCAGGCGCTTGCGGGCGCGGTAG